In the Pseudomonadota bacterium genome, GTGAACGCGAACGGTGAGCTGCGCCGCCCACCTCTGCCCTCGTTTGATATCGCAAATTGCGATATCAAACTTTCGTGCTCTTCAGGAGTGAGCTGAAACATGAAATCGGCTGGAAATCGGACCAGGTTGCGCTTCACCTGCTCGTTCAGCCTGTGCGTCTTGACGCCATAGAGCTCCGCGAGATCCGCATCGAGCATCACCTTTACCCCGCGCAGAGTGAAGATCGTGCGCTCGATGGGATCCAACGGGCCAGTGATAAGTTTCTTCACAGGGACATCTCCCGCGCGCACTTCGCGTCGATCGGTCGCTTCCCCCTGAATCGGACGTTCTGGGGAAAAGTTGCGGAAAATCGACCAGCGCGACCTTCGGGACACCTATAATTGGTTTCAGAGGTAGCGCTTATGAACACGAGGGTAGCTCTTGGACAATCGGCTCTCCGCTCGCTCGGGATCACCGCGCTGACGTCCCTTCTCTTGGCGATCCCACGATTTGCGGGGGCAGGTGACAACCCTTCCTGCTATGGGTCGTTCGGCGAGTTCCCGAGCGAGGACGATACTGATGTTCCGTTGAACCCGATCTTCTTCTCCCAAGATTTCAGCTACGTCCAGGACTTCGCGGGGGAAATCGCCTCCTTCCTCTTGCGCCGAGCCGACGGGAGCGGTGGCTCGATCCCCGCGTCGGAATTCGTTACTCTCGAAGAGTACCCCGTGTGCCTCTTCGTCGCCTATAAGCCCGACATCGAGCTGGAGCCGCAGACCGCCTATGTCATCGAATGGGATTATCACGATGTCGAGTTCACCACCGGTACCGCCAGCGACCACGACCCACCAGTCCTGGAGACTGACCCGCACGATCCTTGCGAGATCACGTACGGCGCCGACGAGCGTCTGGTGCTCATGGTGTATTATGGTCAGTACAGCTTGTATATCGTTGCGCCCGAAGGCGGAAGCGTACCGGGATGCGGAAGCCCGAGGACGGTGTACGACGCGGCGGGAAACTCGGTGGAGGTCGGGGGCAACGACGCCCCGGACGGCGGCTGCGACGCGTCCGCCGCGGGCTCACCGCTGGGACACGGCGGCGGGTTGCTGCGCGCGCTGCTCTGAAGTGCATCGACGTGATCACCGAAATCCACATCCAAAAACGCGCGTGGCGTACCCTCTTTCAATGAAGACGTACCATCACCGAACGGAGAACCGACCCATGAAGAGAGCCGCTCTCGTGTTATCGATTCTGACGCTCGCCGCGCCGGTCGCGCACGCGTCGTGGACGATGCAGCAGTGCAACGGCGACCAGAACACGACCTACCTCTCGATCGGCGCCGGGAGCACGTCCGTCGCGGCGGCGATGGGCTACATCAACTCGGGCTCCAGCACGCAGGTCCTGTACTCCCACACCGCGGACGGCGACTCCTGGGTCGAGGGCGGCTTCGCGCTTTACGGGAGCGCGGTCGGCTTCGCGGACGCGTCCGTGGGCTACATGGGCGGCCTGATCGGCAAGGTCTGGCGGACGATCGACGGCGGCGCGTCCTGGGCCGAGATCCCCGAGGCCGCGCTCGGCGCCGGGACGATGATGGACGGCGACGCGGCGGTGGACGTCGTGGTGTCGGACGACGGTGCGACGGTGTGGATCGTCGGAGCGGCCGGCCGCTGCTCCCACTCGGAGGACGGCGGCACGACCTGGACCAAGATCGACGTGACGCTGCCGGCGGGTGAGGAGCTCGCCGTGACAGGGGGCGCGATCCGCGGCGAGACGATCTGGCTCGTGGGCGGCCTTTTGATGACCGCGCCGACCGAGGCGACC is a window encoding:
- a CDS encoding ORF6N domain-containing protein, with translation MKKLITGPLDPIERTIFTLRGVKVMLDADLAELYGVKTHRLNEQVKRNLVRFPADFMFQLTPEEHESLISQFAISNEGRGGRRSSPFAFTEHGALMAASVLNSSRAIEISIFVVRAFTKLKRFVDAHQDLADKLAELERKLETHDEQIIDLLGAMRALMAPPAKSAHRIGFRKEDR